The bacterium DNA window ACGGCAGCCCCACGTCGTACTCGTGGTCGGCGACGTCAACTCCACGATCGCGGCGACCCTCGCCGCCGTGAAGCTGCACATCCCGGTGGCCCACGTCGAATCCGGTCTTCGTTCCTGGGACCGGGAGATGCCCGAGGAGATCAACCGCGTCCTGACCGACTCGGTCTCGCACTGGCTCTTCACGACCGAGCCGTCCGCAGAGGAGAACCTGCTCCGCGAGGGCATCCCCGCGGAGAAGATCCACTTCGTCGGCAACGTCATGATCGACACGTTGCTCGCGCACAAGGCGCGCGCCCAGGAGCTCGACACCCTCGAACGACTGGAGCTCACGCCGGGCGAGTACGCCGTCCTGACGCTCCACCGCCCGAGCAACGTCGACCACGCAGAGCAGCTGGCGAAACTCTTCGAAGTCCTCGGCCGCCTCAACCGGGAGATCCCGGTGGTCTTTCCGATCCATCCCCGGACGGCCAAGGCCGTCGCCGACAATCTCGGCGGTGTGACACCGGACCTGCATTTGACTGATCCGCTCGGCTACCTCGACTTCCTGAGGTTGCTGACGGATGCTCAGATGGTGCTCACGGATTCCGGTGGCATCCAGGAAGAAACCACCGCGCTAGGCGTTCCGTGCCTTACACTTCGCGAGAGCACCGAGCGCCCGGTCACGGTCACCGAAGGAACCAACGAGATCGTCGGAACGGATCCGAAGGACATCGACGCAGCCATTCAACGGCTGCGCAGCGGCGCCCCGCGCGAAGGCAAGCGCCCCGCGTTGTGGGACGGAGAAGCCGCTGTCCGGATCGTCGACATTCTCGAGCGCGATGTCCTCGCGGCACGCGCGAAACAAGAATCGGGATCTGCCTGACGATGGCTGATGCGACGAGAATGACGACCGACGTGGTCGCCGGCGAAGGCGACGACCGCAAGGCCGTCTACATCACCTGCGGCACGATCGTCGCGCTCTTCGGGATCTACTTCCCGATCCTGCGCAACATGGTCCACCACTGGAGCGTGGTCGAGGACTACCAGCACGGGTTCATCATCGCCCCCCTCGACGTGTACTTCGCCTATCAGAAGCGATGGGAGCTCGAGGACGCCAAGATCGAGGGCTCCTGGCTCGGCCTGATCCCGCTGGTGATCGGCGTGACGAGCCTGATGATCGGCCGGCTCGGCACCGAGCTGATGACGATGCGCAGCGGCTTCCTGTTCACGCTGATCGGACTCGTGCTCCTGCTCCTCGGCAAGGAGATCTTCCGGATCCTCGCGTTCCCGCTCTTCTTCCTCTTCCTGATGGTGCCCCTTCCCCAGTCACTGGTGAACACCGTCGCCTTCCCGCTCCAGCTGATCGCCGCGAAGTCGGCGGTCCTGAGCCTGCAGGAGATCGGGATCCCGGCCCTCGTCGAGGGCAACATCATCCACCTCGCCCATACCGAGCTCTTCGTCCACGAGGCGTGCAGCGGCCTGCGCAGCCTGATGGCCCTCATCACCCTGGGCGTCGTCTTCGCCTATTTCTTCAAGCCGGGCGTTCTCTGGGTCCAGCTCGTCCTCGTCGCCTCGACGATCCCGATCGCGATCTTCGTGAACGCGTTCCGGGTCGCGCTCACGGGCTATCTGGCGCACCACGACGAGAGCCTCGCCTCGGGCACGATCCACGACCTCCAGGGCGTGTTCACCTTCGTGCTCGCATTCATCATCCTGCTGGGCGAAGGTCGGCTGATCGAATTCCTCACGGGTCTCCGCGATCGCAGCCGCGACGCGGGGGATGCCGCAGGAGATGCCCCGGCATGACCGCCAAGATCGCCGCCGCCCTCGTCTTCCTCGTGCTCAACGGATACGTCTACTGGTATCTCGGAAGCGAGGAAGTCATCCCGCCGCGCGCCCAGTTCTCGCTCTTCCCCAACGAGATCGAGGATTGGCGATGCACGGGCCGCGAGGTCCTCGACGACAAGACCGTCAACAATCTGATGGTCACCGACTACATCGCGTGCAACTTCGTGAGCCCCGAGGCCGCCGCGCAGAGCCATCTCTACATCGGCTACCACGAGCGTCAGACCCGCGACCGCGAATCGGGGAAGGCGACGGTGATCCATCCGCCGGAGCACTGTCTGCCGGGCTCCGGCTGGGACGTGATCGACTCGCAGGTCGTGCCGATCTCGCTCATGCGAAACGGCGTCGCGGACGGCGTCCAGGGCGAAGCGAAGCGCTTCGTGATCGCCAAGGGCAACCAGCGGGCCCTGGTGTACTTCTGGTACCACTCGCGCGGCCGCGTGATCGCCCAGAGCCATCACAAGATCCTCTACATGTTCCTCGATCGGGCCCGCGAGGGCCGGACCGACGGCTCCCTCGTCCGGTTCACGACCCCGATCGTGCACGGCGACGAAGCGGCAGCGGAGGCCGTGTTCCAGGAGTTCGCGGGCCTCGTGACGCCGATGCTCGATGACTATGTTCCGAACTAGTCCCGAGCCGGCTCCGAACTAGTGCCTGCTTTCCCATGAAGATCCTCTTCATCACGCACTACTTCCCGCCGGAAGTGAATGCCCCGGCGAACCGGACCCACGAGCACTGCCGAAGGTGGGTCCAGGACGGTCACGAGGTCACCGTCATCACGGGGGTCCCCAACCATCCTCGCGGCGTCATCTTCGACGGCTACGAGAATCGTCTCTTCCAGGAAGAGACGATCGACGGGATCCGCGTCCTTCGGACCTGGATGTACCTCACGCCGAACTCGGGCTTCGCGAAGCGCGTCGTCAACTACCTGGGCTTCATGGTCACCGCGATCCTCGCGTCGTTCCGGGCAGACCGCCCGGATCTCGTCGTCGCGACCAGCCCGCAGTTCTTCGTCGGGGTCGCCGGCGCGATCGTCTCGAAGCTGAAGCGCCGCCCCTTCGTCCTCGAGATCCGGGACCTGTGGCCGAAATCGGTCGTGGAGCTCGGCCAGCTCGGCTCGGGACCGATCCTCTCGGTGCTCGAAGCCCTCGAGAGGTGGCTCTACCGGAGTGCCGCCGGCGTCGTCGTCAACACGCGGACCTTCCGCGGACACATCCGCGAGCGCGGTGTTCCCGACGACCGGATCGAGCTGATCTACAACGGGATCGACCCCGCCCTCTTCCAACCGCGCCCCCCGAATCGCGAGCTCCTCGCGAAGCACGATCTCGACGGTCGCTTCACCGTCGCCTACGTGGGCACCCTCGGCATGGCCCACGGACTGACCCTGCTGATCGACGTCGCCGAACGGATGAAGGCGCGGTCCGAGCTGCGCTTCGTCCTGATCGGGGACGGTGCGGATCGGGCGAAGCTCGAGGAGGAGGTCCGCCGTCGCGGATTGGACAACGTGGTGATGCTCGGGCTCCAGCCGCGGGAGGCGATGCCCGAGTGGATCGCCTCGATCGATCTCCTGCTCGTGATGCTGCGGGACCTGCCGGTCTTCGAGACGGTGATCCCGTCGAAGATCTTCGAGTTCCTGGCCCAGGAGCGCCCCGTCGTCCTCGCCGCCAAGGGCGAGATCCGCCGGATGATGGAGGAGGCGGGGGGCGCGCTCGTCATCGATCCGGAAGCCCCGGACCAGATGGTCGCCGCGATCGAGCGCGTGATGGACGCGCCGGACGAAGCCCGCACCCGCGCGGAATCCGGCCGCCGGTGGGTCGACGAGGGCTTCCTCCGCGACGACCTGGCGCGGCGGATGGCGACGTTCCTGGAAGCGACCCTCGAACGCGACCGCTAGGCGGACGCGGCTCGAGGCGACCGCGCTAGCCGCGGACGTCGACTTCGCAGTCGCGGATCTTCTGCAACAACGTCTTGTAGCTGATGCCGAGTCGCGATGCGGCGCGCTTCCGGTTCCAGCCGGTCTGCTGCAGCATTTGCTCGATGGCTTCGCGCTCCACTTCCTGCGCGAAACGACGCCCGACCTCCTTGAGCGGCAGCTCGCCGGCGGTCTCCTCGATCTCCTCGAGCATCGCGTCGAGCTCCGCCCGACGCCCACTGCGATCGGCGCGCGACCGTGACAGCTCCCGGAGGATGGACTCCTCGTTCTCGAGGACGACCACGCGCTTGATCATGTTCTCCAGCTCGCGGACGTTGCCCGGGAAGTCGTAGGCGTTGAACGCCTCGATCAGGCGTTGGGAGAGTCCGGCGCGCGGCCGCTCGTAGAGCGCCGCGTAGCGCGAGAGGAAGGTCTCGACGAGGAGCGGCACCTCGTCGCGACGTTCGCGCAGGGGCGGGATGTCGATCGCGACGACGTTCAGGCGGAAATAGAGGTCTTCACGGAACTCCCCGCGAGCGACCATGTCGACGAGGGAGCGGTTCGTCGCACAGACGACGCGGACGTCGACGCGGACCTCGCGATTGCCGCCGAGGCGCGTGAACTCCTGGTCCTGGAGGACCTGAAGGAGCTTCGCCTGGAGCGACGG harbors:
- a CDS encoding glycosyltransferase family 4 protein; its protein translation is MKILFITHYFPPEVNAPANRTHEHCRRWVQDGHEVTVITGVPNHPRGVIFDGYENRLFQEETIDGIRVLRTWMYLTPNSGFAKRVVNYLGFMVTAILASFRADRPDLVVATSPQFFVGVAGAIVSKLKRRPFVLEIRDLWPKSVVELGQLGSGPILSVLEALERWLYRSAAGVVVNTRTFRGHIRERGVPDDRIELIYNGIDPALFQPRPPNRELLAKHDLDGRFTVAYVGTLGMAHGLTLLIDVAERMKARSELRFVLIGDGADRAKLEEEVRRRGLDNVVMLGLQPREAMPEWIASIDLLLVMLRDLPVFETVIPSKIFEFLAQERPVVLAAKGEIRRMMEEAGGALVIDPEAPDQMVAAIERVMDAPDEARTRAESGRRWVDEGFLRDDLARRMATFLEATLERDR
- a CDS encoding exosortase/archaeosortase family protein, which translates into the protein MTTDVVAGEGDDRKAVYITCGTIVALFGIYFPILRNMVHHWSVVEDYQHGFIIAPLDVYFAYQKRWELEDAKIEGSWLGLIPLVIGVTSLMIGRLGTELMTMRSGFLFTLIGLVLLLLGKEIFRILAFPLFFLFLMVPLPQSLVNTVAFPLQLIAAKSAVLSLQEIGIPALVEGNIIHLAHTELFVHEACSGLRSLMALITLGVVFAYFFKPGVLWVQLVLVASTIPIAIFVNAFRVALTGYLAHHDESLASGTIHDLQGVFTFVLAFIILLGEGRLIEFLTGLRDRSRDAGDAAGDAPA
- the wecB gene encoding UDP-N-acetylglucosamine 2-epimerase (non-hydrolyzing); this translates as MTAAPPSSSEKIRVLCVAGARPNFMKIAPLMHEFARRADRFEPILVHTGQHYDKAMSDSFFKDLGIPEPDVNLGVGSGTHGHQTAQVLMKIEDLLVERQPHVVLVVGDVNSTIAATLAAVKLHIPVAHVESGLRSWDREMPEEINRVLTDSVSHWLFTTEPSAEENLLREGIPAEKIHFVGNVMIDTLLAHKARAQELDTLERLELTPGEYAVLTLHRPSNVDHAEQLAKLFEVLGRLNREIPVVFPIHPRTAKAVADNLGGVTPDLHLTDPLGYLDFLRLLTDAQMVLTDSGGIQEETTALGVPCLTLRESTERPVTVTEGTNEIVGTDPKDIDAAIQRLRSGAPREGKRPALWDGEAAVRIVDILERDVLAARAKQESGSA
- a CDS encoding EpsI family protein; its protein translation is MTAKIAAALVFLVLNGYVYWYLGSEEVIPPRAQFSLFPNEIEDWRCTGREVLDDKTVNNLMVTDYIACNFVSPEAAAQSHLYIGYHERQTRDRESGKATVIHPPEHCLPGSGWDVIDSQVVPISLMRNGVADGVQGEAKRFVIAKGNQRALVYFWYHSRGRVIAQSHHKILYMFLDRAREGRTDGSLVRFTTPIVHGDEAAAEAVFQEFAGLVTPMLDDYVPN